The genome window TGTATCTCCCGCCTCCTCTTCCTCGCCTCCATCGACGCCACCTTGTAGTCCACgctccgctgctgctgctgcttctgatcTTGCCATCCcgacgtcgccgccgccgccgccgccaccgcaggGCCCTCCTCCTCCACTGCCTCCTCGGGCAACGCATTCAGATCGGGTATGACTCGATGGTTCTGGTGATGATTTGGCGTTCGACTATAATCGACGGCAGCTGCCTTTGCCTGCCGATGGTCAATCTATTATTTTCAGGATTAATCCGACCCCTTCACGCACTTggaaaggagaagaaggaagaaaacatCATCCGCACCTCTCGAAGCACGGAGTTGTTGGCTCTCAGCATCTCGATTCGACTTCTATACTCATCTATCACCTGATTCAAGAAGATAATGAGCAGAAGAGATCAAATACAGAAAGGGATAATCGTatcaattaaaagaaaaagaaaatggccGCGAGAAGAGCGGCTACCCTTTTAAGATAAGCTTTGTCGTCTGTTAGCGTGGCGATCTTTTGGCGCTGTTCCTCCACCCACTGTTTCAGATCCAAAAAGAAAAACCCCATCAAGAAAACGTCGCGAATCACAAAGCAGGGAAAGAGAGACTGGGATGTGTTGTTTGTCTGTTTCTTTCACCTCCTTGTGCCGCTTGGGGTTCTTGAACCGCTGCTTGGGTGGAGGCGACGGCGCTGCCGAACTCGGTCTGCCGTCGTCGTCCTCGCCGCCGCTCCCGGGGAACGAAAGCGGCGTCGCCGGGCTGGATGTCGTGGCTTCGACGGCGAAGGCGGACGAGGAGGTCGGGACCTCGCAGCCAtcgccttcctctttctcttctcccggtggaggcggaggaggagcagGAGATGGGGGGAGAGGAGGGGGTGGGTCGTCCGAGATCGAGCGGCGCCGTCTGGTACCCCACCGGAGGTAGTCGGGCAGGGAAGGCGAAGTGATGCGACGGAGGCGGAGATCGAAGTAGAGGATGGTCTCGGGGAGCCTGCAGAGTATGCGGGCCACCTGCAGCTCCTCCTCCGTAAGACACACCGCCGGCGGCGGAATATCCTCCTCGTCGTCTATGCCCTCCTGGCAGATGGAGGCGGCGGCCGGGGGTGACGAACCTTTGACACGGCTGCGTAAGAGAGACATGGTAGatgagcagagagagagagagaagaggggggggggggggggggggggtggggggtggaagCGGTTGCCGCTGATAGAAGAGGGAGAATTGAGTACTGAGGGGAGGAGACAAGTGCTTATAACGGGAAATCCACGGCGGGTCACTGCGGTTTCGCCACGTGTCGGATGGACGTCGATAGGTCTCCCCTTCTCTCTAGGgtttcgtccatgggatccagccCTCTCCTGGCACCCTCCGTCGGCGTCGAGTGCCAAGAAAGAACTCTCCAGGTGTGAAGAATCGGTGGGGCCCGACCTGGGTGTCGCCAGCAGGGACGGCTAGAATTTAGGAAATGCTCTCCCTCCTCGCCGCGCTATGTAGACATCCCTCCGAAAATGTGTTCCACACGCGCACACGCCACGTTCGCCTACCTCGGAGGCAGCAGCAATACGAAGGTGAGTCGATGGAAATTTTGGACGCCTGCGATCGTCCGCATAGGTCGATCGAGCCGTATCAGGTGAATAGAAGGAACGGGTGGCGGTGGTGGACACGTCAACGATTTCTGTTTTGCCGTCGAACTGGCGACACCGTTCATCAAGCCCGATCGAAACGATTCAAAGAGAACGATTTTTCTTGATCGAGTAAATTCTTGTTATATTATTTGTCTGAAAGCCAAACATAACGAACCATGTGGACGAATAGCTAAACGTCACGGAAAATGTTCCACGTGATCGCCTATTATCCCACGATGAAGGCTAATTTAGCGTCAAAGGCATCCACCGTACGTTAAAGGATGATCAGGTTTCAGCACGAGTTTTGTGGGTTGTATGTACGTATCGAAGTGTAGATTGATCCTTACTCTCCCATCATTTATTATCCAATGAATGCTATTAACGCTGTACGTACGGAGAAACTAGGGGCAAAAATTACGACATACGATAAAATGGAGCCCCTCGATCTTCTCGAAGGCAtggcattttttttcctttaaagcCAAGCTGGAGCAGAGTGAGTTACCACCGACAAAATAAAATTATTGAGTAGGAAACTTCCATGTTCATGAAGAATTAAGTACCTCTACGATCGTATATAAATCTCGACATTTGAATCCAATCCTAGTCGGGTCCGATCCAATCCGCCAATCAAGTTTTTCCAGCTGTTAGTACGGAGGTTTCCAAATAACTCTTGGCACCATCCTGATTGTCGACTTGACTTGAGCTTATCCGTTTGTCACCGTACGGATGCGAGGGATAGGATCGGATAGGATGGCGAATCTGTCAAATTCAACCCAAAAAGGACTCAGGTGGTGAAATGATTCAACGACCATAGCAtttgataaaatatatatatatatatatattaacatcaaacaactaaattatatatatatatatatatatatatatatatatatatatatatatatatatataaacatcaaaCAACATAAGTTCAGATAGCCCTTCGTATACAACATAGATCCCAGCAGAAGTATGTGCTTAAATTTAAAGCCAAAAAACCAATTTATGTAATACATGGTTCAATGCATTTTCCAACTCAAAAGATGTTTTTGAGGGGAGCAGTGGGTCATTGCATCAGAGTCATCGAAGATACAAAGGCAACATCGCATGCTTTTGAGAGAAAGCAATGCTTCTTCTGTTGCAATCTACGAGTCGTCACTGCAAACAAAACCCACAAATTACAATCTCGCTCATACAAGTCAGATGAAAGAAAATCAAAATGAACAAAATCTTAGCacgaaaaggagaaagaatttttCAATACGAGAAGAAGAaaaccaaaaaaagaagaaaaaaaaactaagagAAATATGCAAGATAAAACATGATGGAAGGAAAAGGGCGTCGGCAGCTTTAGGGCTTGAGAGCGTGGGCGATCACATGGTGGTCATCCCTTTTATAGATGGAAACGAATAGCTTTTCTAGGGATAATCTGTTGGTTTCACGTGACACAAGTCACCGGTCCATTGATGAGCAATAGGCTTGTCTTGCAGCCGAGGATGAGCCCAAACATTAGCTACGTGTGACTCGTAGCCCACTCGTGCTGAGATTGGATGC of Musa acuminata AAA Group cultivar baxijiao chromosome BXJ2-3, Cavendish_Baxijiao_AAA, whole genome shotgun sequence contains these proteins:
- the LOC103978006 gene encoding protein YABBY 3 isoform X1 → MSLLRSRVKGSSPPAAASICQEGIDDEEDIPPPAVCLTEEELQVARILCRLPETILYFDLRLRRITSPSLPDYLRWGTRRRRSISDDPPPPLPPSPAPPPPPPGEEKEEGDGCEVPTSSSAFAVEATTSSPATPLSFPGSGGEDDDGRPSSAAPSPPPKQRFKNPKRHKEWVEEQRQKIATLTDDKAYLKRVIDEYRSRIEMLRANNSVLREIDHRQAKAAAVDYSRTPNHHQNHRVIPDLNALPEEAVEEEGPAVAAAAAATSGWQDQKQQQQRSVDYKVASMEARKRRREIQREKRSCSPWMHASKALRLR
- the LOC103978006 gene encoding protein YABBY 3 isoform X2; translated protein: MSLLRSRVKGSSPPAAASICQEGIDDEEDIPPPAVCLTEEELQVARILCRLPETILYFDLRLRRITSPSLPDYLRWGTRRRRSISDDPPPPLPPSPAPPPPPPGEEKEEGDGCEVPTSSSAFAVEATTSSPATPLSFPGSGGEDDDGRPSSAAPSPPPKQRFKNPKRHKEWVEEQRQKIATLTDDKAYLKRVIDEYRSRIEMLRANNSVLREAKAAAVDYSRTPNHHQNHRVIPDLNALPEEAVEEEGPAVAAAAAATSGWQDQKQQQQRSVDYKVASMEARKRRREIQREKRSCSPWMHASKALRLR